In the genome of Paucidesulfovibrio gracilis DSM 16080, one region contains:
- a CDS encoding transferase produces the protein MQLERLIDHIVTRVNINLRNPRADVRPYVSGLVAEDKFSQYYAFYALTPYHPIYFRFVYSSLAGTYFLGKCEVENSVLYKSDIRGDELKKRGTVVKVGDSDVTVYEDEIISIRSSILLKTLVHNNSHDPESLEVFRIRNTVALHFSNIHGTCTEGLLLMPFGTVDLTTIHDCVVGNFSYVQAGDLSHEHIGDGLVWVRAEDAFEFKYQHPQDALKKYVDYTPGQTPRGDFMAFLEERKEDFMPVYASVLPDPQEDIPDTALVSPYAVLKGDCRIGENVLVAQRAYVENSRLGDGGNAQENCYIVNSTYDGMNVTAHGGKVIHCHLGQKVFTGFNSFLRGNESCPVKVGNESIIMPHTIIDAEEPIEIPSNSLVWGLITTAKDLETHCMDLDEFAKLKGQFRLGEMTFEGSGKLFVDGFRKRIEHILEENGAYFDSDDTRGHAQTTQGSSYSLLQPYPQGPLKGLCPTVSIGDSGQGGRF, from the coding sequence ATGCAGCTCGAACGACTCATCGACCACATCGTCACCCGCGTGAACATCAATTTGCGCAATCCGCGCGCGGATGTGCGGCCCTATGTCAGCGGTCTGGTCGCGGAAGACAAGTTCTCCCAGTACTATGCGTTCTACGCGCTCACCCCGTACCACCCCATCTACTTCCGGTTCGTCTATTCCAGCCTGGCCGGAACCTACTTCCTGGGTAAGTGCGAGGTGGAAAACTCCGTGCTCTACAAGAGCGACATCCGGGGCGATGAACTGAAAAAACGGGGAACCGTGGTCAAAGTGGGCGACAGCGACGTCACCGTCTACGAGGATGAAATCATCAGCATCCGTAGCTCCATCCTGCTTAAAACCCTGGTGCACAACAATTCCCACGACCCGGAAAGTCTGGAAGTCTTCCGCATCCGCAACACCGTGGCCCTGCACTTCTCCAACATCCACGGCACCTGCACCGAGGGGCTGCTGCTTATGCCCTTCGGCACCGTGGACCTGACCACCATTCACGACTGCGTGGTGGGCAACTTCAGCTATGTGCAGGCCGGGGATCTCTCCCACGAGCACATTGGCGACGGCCTGGTCTGGGTGCGCGCCGAAGATGCCTTTGAATTCAAATACCAGCATCCGCAGGATGCGCTCAAAAAATACGTGGACTACACCCCGGGCCAGACCCCGCGCGGCGATTTCATGGCCTTTCTGGAGGAGCGCAAGGAAGACTTCATGCCCGTGTACGCCTCGGTGCTGCCGGATCCGCAGGAGGACATCCCGGATACCGCCCTGGTCAGCCCCTATGCCGTGCTCAAAGGCGACTGCCGGATTGGGGAAAACGTGCTGGTGGCCCAGCGCGCCTACGTGGAAAATTCCCGACTCGGGGACGGCGGAAACGCCCAGGAAAACTGCTATATCGTCAATTCCACCTACGACGGCATGAACGTCACGGCACACGGCGGCAAGGTCATCCACTGCCACCTGGGACAAAAGGTCTTCACCGGGTTCAACTCCTTCCTGCGCGGAAACGAGTCCTGCCCGGTCAAGGTGGGCAACGAAAGCATCATCATGCCCCACACCATCATCGACGCCGAAGAGCCTATAGAAATTCCGTCCAACAGCCTGGTCTGGGGACTGATCACCACTGCCAAGGATTTGGAAACGCATTGCATGGACCTGGACGAATTCGCCAAGCTCAAAGGCCAGTTCCGATTGGGCGAGATGACCTTTGAAGGTTCGGGCAAGTTGTTTGTGGACGGTTTCCGCAAGCGCATCGAACACATTCTTGAGGAAAACGGGGCGTACTTCGACTCCGACGACACCCGCGGCCATGCCCAGACCACCCAGGGCAGCTCCTACAGCCTGCTGCAACCCTATCCGCAGGGACCGCTCAAGGGGCTTTGCCCCACGGTGAGCATCGGCGATTCAGGCCAGGGAGGGAGATTCTAA